A stretch of DNA from Streptomyces venezuelae:
CCCTTCGACGAGGAGACGGTGGTCGCCGCGGTCCGGCGGACCGGGCGGGCGGTGGTGGTCCACGAGGCGAACGGCTTCGGCGGCCCCGGCGCGGAGATCGCCGCGCGCATCACGGAGCGCTGCTTCCACCATCTTGAGGCGCCGGTGCTCCGGGTCACCGGGCTCGACATCCCGTACCCGCCGCCGATGCTGGAGAAGCACCATCTGCCCGGTGTGGACCGGATCCTGGACGCCGTGGCCCGCCTGCAGTGGGAGAACTGATGCCTCAGGTGATGGAGTTCAAGCTCCCCGATCTCGGCGAGGGGCTCACCGAGGCCGAGATCGTCCGCTGGCTGGTCGCGGTGGGCGATGTGGTCGCCGTGGACCAGCCGGTGGTCGAGGTCGAGACGGCCAAGGCGATGGTGGAAGTGCCCTGCCCGTACGGGGGCGTGGTGACGGCGCGGTTCGGCGAGGAGGGCACCGAGCTTCCGGTCGGCGCCCCGCTGATCACGGTTGCGGTCGGTGCGGGGGCGGCGGAGCCGCTGAGCGCCGACCCGGGCCCGGCCGAGGGTTCCCGTTCCGGGTCCGGCTCCGGTTCGGGCTCCGGCAATGTGCTGGTCGGCTATGGCACCGACCACTCCCGGCCGGCCCGGCGGCGCCGGATCCGCCCGGCGGAGCCGGCCGGTGCGGCCCGCCCCGCGGCAACGGTGGTCGCGCCCGTGCCGGTGCCCGCCGCTGCCGCGGCACCTGCGCCCGGCCCTGCTCCGGCGGTTGCCGCCGGCGGTCCCGTTCCGGTGATCTCCCCGCTGGTGCGCAAGCTCGCCCGGGACAACGGGATCGATCTGCGCGGGCTGCACGGGTCGGGGCCGGAGGGCCTGATCCTGCGGGCCGATGTGGAGGCGGCCCTGCGCGCCCCCGAGCCGGTGGCCCCGGCGCCCGCCGCGGCTGCGGCGGAGGGGATGCGGATCCCGCTCAAGGGCCTGCGGGGTGCGGTCGCCGAGAAGCTGTCGCGCAGCCGGCGGGAGATTCCGGACGCCACGTGCTGGGTGGACGCGGACGCGACGGAGCTGATGGCGGCACGCGCCGCGATGAACGCGGTCGGCGGCCCGAAGATATCGGTGCTCGCGCTGCTCGCCCGGATCTGCACGGCCGCGCTCGCCCGCTACCCGGAGCTGAACTCGACGGTGGACCTCGCGGCGAACGAGATCGTCCGGCTGCCCTCGGTGCACCTGGGCTTTGCGGCCCAGACCGAGCGCGGTCTGGTCGTCCCGGTGGTCCGCCAGGCACAGTCCATGAACCCGGAGGCCCTGTCGGCCGAGTTCGGCCGGCTCACCGAGCTCGCCCGGACCGGCAAGCTGGCTCCGGCGGACCTCACCGGCGGCACCTTCACGCTCAACAACTACGGGGTGTTCGGAGTGGACGGTTCCACCCCGATCCTCAACCACCCCGAGGCGGCGATGCTCGGTGTGGGCAGGATCGTCGCCAAGCCCTGGGTGCACCAGGGCGAGTTGGCGGTCCGGCAGGTGGTGCAGCTGTCCCTCACCTTCGACCACCGGGTGTGCGACGGCGGAACGGCCGGCGGATTCCTCCGCCATGTCGCGGACTGCGTGGAGAACCCGGCGGTGCTGCTGCGCAGCCTGTAGGCCTCGGAGGCGCTCAGAGGTTGCGGGCGACGGTCCAGAGCGCGGCGATCGTGAGGATCGCCGCGATGCCGCGGCGGCCCAGCGGCAGCCGGTAGCGGCGGCCTTCCAGCGTGGTGGTCGCGAACCAGCGGCCGTAGCCGAAGGCCGCCAGCGGCAGGACGCCCAGCAGGAGGGCGTTGGCCCGGACGGCACCCGCGAGGTCGCCGTGCAGCAGGCTGTACGCCATGCGCGTGCCGCCGCAGGCCGGGCAGGACAGGCCGGTCGCCCAGCGCCAGGGGCACTGCGGGAGCAGCTGCGCGGGGTCGTAGGGGCTGTGCCCGTACACGTACACCGCGCCGGCCACGGCCGCGGCCCCGAGCACGGCCGGCAGGGCCCGTACCTTCCACGGTACGGGCCCTGCAGGCGTGTTCGGCAGGCTCATGCTCAGCCGCGCAGAACCCGGCCCTGGGAGTCGGTGGTGTTGCTGCCGACCAGCAGCATGATGGCGTCGATCAGGGCCCAGACGCCCAGACCGCCACAGGTCAGGAGCTGGCCGATGGCCATGCCGGTGTGGCCGGTGTAGAAGCGGCCCACGCCGAAGCAGCCGAGGAACAGCTGCAGGACGCCGGCGACGACCTTGGACTTCTCGGAGTACGGAACACCGTTGGGGGCGTAGCCGAAGGGCGCGTTGGCGTCGGGCTGCTGCGGGAAGGACATGAAAGGGCTGACCTTTTCTGAAGAATGACGTGTGCTCAGGAATATATGCGATCACATGGTCGCACTTACGCTCACCTTATATGTCGGCGAAAGGCCCGAGGGAGAGGGACGAAGGTCACAGATCAGCCACTGAATCGGCGAAGCAAGATCAAACCGAGATCGGACCCGGAGCGGCCGGAATCACCGAATGAGCAGCAATTTCCCCACGTGAGATCCGGAATCCAACATTCTGTGAGCCTCTGCCGCCTCCGCCATCGGGAACGTCCGGTGCACCACTGGCCGGATTCGACCGGCCTCGATCAGCGGCCACACATGCTCCCGCACGGACGCGACGATCGCCGCCTTCTCCTCCAGGGGCCGGGCCCGCAGCGAGGTCGCCGTCACCGCCGCCCGCTTCGACAGCAGCGCCCCCAGGTTGAGTTCCGCTTTCACCCCGCCCTGCAGTCCGATCACGGCGAGCCGGCCGTTCACCGCCAGCGCCGCCACGTTCCGCGAGAGGTACTTGGCGCCCATGATGTCCAGGATCACATCCGCGCCGGCCCCGTCGGTGGCCTCCAAGAGCTCCGCCACGAAGTCCTGCTCGCGGTAGTCGATCAGAAGGTCCGCGCCCAACTCCTTGCACCGCGCCAGCTTCTCGGGACCGCCGGCCGTCACGGCCACCCGAGCCCCCACCGCCTTGGCCAGCTGGATCGCCATGGTGCCGATGCCGCTGGCCCCGCCGTGCACCAACAGGGTCTCGGCCGGGCGCAGATGGGCCACCATGAACACGTTCGACCAGACCGTCGCGACCACCTCGGGCAGTGCCGCGGCGGTGACCAGGTCCAGTCCCGCCGGGACCGGCAGCAGCTGTCCGGCCGGGACCGCGACCCGCTCCGCGTAGCCGCCGCCCGCGAGCAGGGCGCACACTTCATCGCCCGCCGACCAGCCGGAAACCCCCGGGCCGAGGGCGGTGATCCGGCCCGAGCACTCCAGCCCCGGGTACCGGGAGGCGCCGGGCGGGGGATCGTAGAAACCCTGTCGCTGGAGCACATCGGCCCGGTTCACGGCACTGGCCGCGACCTCGACGAGGACCTCGCCCTCGCCGGGCACCGGATCGGGGACGTCGGCCCAGACCAGGGCCTCGGGGCCGCCGGGCTGCTGGATGGTGATCGCATGCATGGCCCGGACAGTAGTACGCACCGTCAGTCGGCGGGAGGCAGCGTCACCGCCGGGGTGGCGGGCGGCGCCGCACGGACGATGACGATCAGCCGGTCGGTCAGTTGCAGCGGGCCGGCGTGCGGATCGTCGTAGGGCAGCAGCCGATGGCCGCGCAGCACGCTCACCACCAGGTCCGCGGTGTCCCGGACGTTCCTGCCCGCCTCGGACTTGGTCACCGGGCGCTCGATCAGGTCCAGGCCGCTGCCCTGCTGGATCAGGTCCTCCATCACGGCGCCCGCGCTGGGGCTGAGGACGGACAGGCCGAGCAGCCGGCCGGCCGCGCTGGCACTGGTGATGACGGCATCGGCCCCGGACTGGCGCAGCAGCGGGGCGTTCTCCTCCTCGCGTACCGCGGCGACGATCTTCGCTCCCCGGTTGAGCTGGCGGGCCGTGAGGGCGACCAGTACCGCGGTGTCGTCCCGTTGGGTGGCGATGACGATCTGACGTGCCTTCTGGAGCTCGGCGCGGAGCAGGACATCGGAGCGGGTGGCATCGCCCACCACCCCGGTGAAGCCCTCGGCGTTGGCCATGTCGACGACCTTGGAGCTCGGGTCGACGATGACCACCCGTTCCTTCTCCAGGCCGGTGGACAACAGGGTTTGCAGGGCCGACCGGCCCTTGGTGCCGAAACCGATGACCACGGTGTGGTCCCGCAACTGCTTCCTCCAGCGGTTCAGTCGCCACTCCTCCCGGGTCCGTTCGGTGAGGACCTCGAGAGTGGTGCCGACCAGGATGATCAGGAACAGTACGCGCAGCGGCGTGATCAACAGGATGTTCATCAGCCGTGCGCTGTCGCTGTAGGGAACGATGTCCCCGTAGCCGGTCGTCGAGAGGGTGACGGTGGCGTAGTAGACGCAGTCGAGGAAATCGAGGGTCTCGTTGGCGTTGTCGTGATAGCCGTCCCGGTCGACATAGACCAGGAGAACGGTCAGGACCAGCACGAACAAGGCCATCAGCAGACGCTTGCCGACCTGGCGGAGGGGTTTCTCCACCACCCGCCGGGGGAGTTTGACCCGTCGTGAGACGAGCTTCTCGTCGGCGTGGCGGGCCATCGCATCCTGGCCGTGCAGTTT
This window harbors:
- a CDS encoding dihydrolipoamide acetyltransferase family protein translates to MPQVMEFKLPDLGEGLTEAEIVRWLVAVGDVVAVDQPVVEVETAKAMVEVPCPYGGVVTARFGEEGTELPVGAPLITVAVGAGAAEPLSADPGPAEGSRSGSGSGSGSGNVLVGYGTDHSRPARRRRIRPAEPAGAARPAATVVAPVPVPAAAAAPAPGPAPAVAAGGPVPVISPLVRKLARDNGIDLRGLHGSGPEGLILRADVEAALRAPEPVAPAPAAAAAEGMRIPLKGLRGAVAEKLSRSRREIPDATCWVDADATELMAARAAMNAVGGPKISVLALLARICTAALARYPELNSTVDLAANEIVRLPSVHLGFAAQTERGLVVPVVRQAQSMNPEALSAEFGRLTELARTGKLAPADLTGGTFTLNNYGVFGVDGSTPILNHPEAAMLGVGRIVAKPWVHQGELAVRQVVQLSLTFDHRVCDGGTAGGFLRHVADCVENPAVLLRSL
- a CDS encoding DUF2752 domain-containing protein yields the protein MSLPNTPAGPVPWKVRALPAVLGAAAVAGAVYVYGHSPYDPAQLLPQCPWRWATGLSCPACGGTRMAYSLLHGDLAGAVRANALLLGVLPLAAFGYGRWFATTTLEGRRYRLPLGRRGIAAILTIAALWTVARNL
- a CDS encoding TM2 domain-containing protein; the encoded protein is MSFPQQPDANAPFGYAPNGVPYSEKSKVVAGVLQLFLGCFGVGRFYTGHTGMAIGQLLTCGGLGVWALIDAIMLLVGSNTTDSQGRVLRG
- a CDS encoding NAD(P)H-quinone oxidoreductase — protein: MHAITIQQPGGPEALVWADVPDPVPGEGEVLVEVAASAVNRADVLQRQGFYDPPPGASRYPGLECSGRITALGPGVSGWSAGDEVCALLAGGGYAERVAVPAGQLLPVPAGLDLVTAAALPEVVATVWSNVFMVAHLRPAETLLVHGGASGIGTMAIQLAKAVGARVAVTAGGPEKLARCKELGADLLIDYREQDFVAELLEATDGAGADVILDIMGAKYLSRNVAALAVNGRLAVIGLQGGVKAELNLGALLSKRAAVTATSLRARPLEEKAAIVASVREHVWPLIEAGRIRPVVHRTFPMAEAAEAHRMLDSGSHVGKLLLIR
- a CDS encoding potassium channel family protein; the protein is MARHADEKLVSRRVKLPRRVVEKPLRQVGKRLLMALFVLVLTVLLVYVDRDGYHDNANETLDFLDCVYYATVTLSTTGYGDIVPYSDSARLMNILLITPLRVLFLIILVGTTLEVLTERTREEWRLNRWRKQLRDHTVVIGFGTKGRSALQTLLSTGLEKERVVIVDPSSKVVDMANAEGFTGVVGDATRSDVLLRAELQKARQIVIATQRDDTAVLVALTARQLNRGAKIVAAVREEENAPLLRQSGADAVITSASAAGRLLGLSVLSPSAGAVMEDLIQQGSGLDLIERPVTKSEAGRNVRDTADLVVSVLRGHRLLPYDDPHAGPLQLTDRLIVIVRAAPPATPAVTLPPAD